The following coding sequences are from one Nicotiana tomentosiformis chromosome 3, ASM39032v3, whole genome shotgun sequence window:
- the LOC104087702 gene encoding structural maintenance of chromosomes protein 2-1-like isoform X1, whose protein sequence is MYIKEICLEGFKSYATRTVVSGFDPFFNAITGLNGSGKSNILDSICFVLGITNLQQVRASNLQELVYKQGQAGITKATVSVVFDNSDRTRSPLGYEDCTEITVTRQIVVGGRNKYLINGHLAQPSRVQNLFHSVQLNVNNPHFLIMQGRITKVLNMKPPEILSMLEEAAGTRMYETKKEAALKTLEKKQSKVDEIDKLLDQEILPALEKLRKERMQYMQWANGNAELDRLKRFCIAYEYVQAEKIMADAVQGLEGMKSKITEIDNNVGKMNEEIQEMEKRTSELQAEKDANMGGEIKLLTEKVDALSCDLVKETSVLKNQGDILKTEKKNCVKVEKNLEELKQSAEEKVAAVRKAEEGASDLKKRVEELSMSLEEHEKEYQGVLAGKSSGNEEKCLEEQLADAKVEVGNAETELKQLQTKINHCEKELKGKKTQLLSKREEAAAVEKELNNGRKQVEKLQKALESLLYKEEQMDSLQSDRAVEVEAIQKLKDEIRVLSSRLANIDFTYSDPVKNFNRSKVKGIVAKLIKVKDSSAMTALEVAAGGKLFNIVVDTEDTGKQLLQKGGLRKRVTIIPLNKIQTHPVQPRYQNAATRLVGKGNAEVAISLVGYDEELKTAMEYVFGSTFVCKTIDAAREVAFSREVGIPSVTLEGDIFQPSGLLTGGSRRGGGDLLRQLHALAEAESKLSFHQKRLSEIDAKINQLLPLQRKFKDLKAQLELASYDLSLSQSRAEQNEHHKLGELVKKLEQELGEAKSAVEEKRLVYESCLAKVSCLEKSIHEHAGNRASRLKDLEKKVKTIKNQMQSALKDLKGHDNERERLVMEMEAVKQEHASLESQLVSLNKQIDDLASEVDSQKAKVASLKDDHGLAQSELNSARVKIKECDSQISSILKEQQQLQNKISETNLEKKRMENEVKRMEMDQKDCSLKVEKLIEKHPWIASEKQLFGRSGTDYDFGSCDPRNARETFEKLQADQSGLEKRVNKKVMSMFEKAEDEYNDLMSKKNIIENDKSKIKKVIEELDEKKKETLKVTWEKVNRDFGSIFSTLLPGTMAKLEPPEGGTFLDGLEVRVAFGAVWKQSLSELSGGQRSLLALSLILALLLFKPAPLYILDEVDAALDLSHTQNIGRMIKSHFPHSQFIVVSLKEGMFNNANVLFRTKFVDGVSTVQRTVAAKNK, encoded by the exons ATGTATATTAAAGAAATTTGCTTGGAGGGATTCAAGTCATACGCAACAAGAACAGTCGTCTCGGGTTTCGACCCGTTTTTCAATGCCATAACGGGCTTGAACGGGTCAGGTAAATCCAACATTTTGGACTCAATTTGCTTCGTTTTAGGGATTACGAATTTGCAGCAGGTTAGGGCTTCTAATCTACAGGAGTTAGTGTACAAGCAAGGCCAAGCTGGCATCACTAAGGCTACGGTGTCCGTTGTGTTTGATAATTCAGACCGTACTCGAAGTCCTTTGGGATATGAAGATTGTACCGAAATCACTGTTACCCGACAG ATTGTGGTTGGTGGAAGGAACAAATATTTGATCAACGGGCACCTTGCACAGCCAAGTCGTGTTCAGAATCTTTTTCACTCTGTGCAGCTAAATGTAAACAATCCACACTTTCTTATTATGCAAGGGCGCATCACCAAAGTCTTGAACATGAAACCCCCTGAAATCTTGTCTATGCTTGAAGAAGCTGCTGGTACAAGAATGTATGAGACAAAGAAAGAAGCTGCCCTGAAAACTCTTGAAAAGAAACAAAGTAAAGTTGATGAGATTGACAAGCTCTTAGACCAGGAAATTCTTCCTGCCTTGGAGAAACTGAGAAAAGAGAGGATGCAGTATATGCAATGGGCGAATGGGAATGCCGAATTGGACAGACTTAAACGCTTTTGCATTGCCTATGAGTATGTTCAAGCTGAAAAAATTATGGCTGATGCAGTACAGGGTTTAGAAGGTATGAAGTCTAAGATTACCGAAATTGATAATAATGtgggaaagatgaacgaagagaTACAGGAAATGGAAAAGAGAACATCAGAATTGCAAGCTGAGAAAGATGCGAACATGGGTGGGGAGATAAAGCTTTTGACTGAAAAAGTTGATGCTCTTTCATGTGATCTGGTGAAGGAAACATCTGTCCTGAAAAATCAAGGGGACATTCTAAAGACTGAGAAAAAGAATTGTGTAAAG GTTGAAAAAAATCTTGAGGAATTAAAGCAATCAGCAGAAGAAAAAGTTGCTGCTGTAAGAAAGGCTGAAGAAGGAGCATCAGACCTCAAGAAAAGAGTTGAGGAGCTTTCTATGAGTCTAGAAGAGCATGAAAAGGAGTACCAG GGTGTGCTGGCTGGTAAGAGTAGCGGGAATGAGGAGAAATGCCTCGAAGAACAACTAGCTGATGCCAAAGTAGAGGTTGGAAATGCTGAAACGGAATTGAAACAGTTGCAAACAAAAATAAACCATTGTGAGAAAGAGCTAAAAGGGAAGAAAACTCAGCTATTATCAAAGCGAGAAGAAGCTGCTGCAGTGGAAAAGGAGCTTAACAATGGGAGGAAACAAGTGGAAAAACTGCAGAAAGCTTTGGAATCTCTTTTATACAAAGAGGAGCAGATGGATTCATTACAAAGT GATCGTGCCGTTGAAGTAGAGGCTATACAAAAGTTAAAAGATGAAATACGTGTTCTTTCCTCTCGTCTGGCCAATATTGACTTCACATATAGTGACCCAGTGAAGAATTTTAATAGATCAAAGGTAAAAGGCATAGTTGCAAAACTCATTAAAGTGAAGGATAGTTCTGCAATGACTGCTCTAGAG GTAGCTGCTGGTGGGAAGCTGTTTAATATTGTGGTAGACACAGAAGATACAGGAAAGCAACTTCTACAAAAAGGTGGTCTTAGGAAGAGAGTGACTATTATAcccttaaacaaaattcaaactcATCCCGTTCAACCAAGATATCAAAATGCTGCTACTAGACTG GTTGGAAAGGGCAATGCTGAAGTGGCAATTTCTCTAGTTGGATATGATGAAGAACTCAAA ACTGCAATGGAGTATGTATTTGGTTCAACGTTTGTTTGCAAAACTATTGATGCAGCACGAGAG GTTGCTTTTAGTCGGGAAGTTGGAATACCCAGTGTGACACTTGAAGGTGATATTTTTCAGCCTAGTGGACTTTTAACTGGTGGTAGTCGGAG GGGCGGTGGTGATTTATTGAGACAACTTCATGCTTTGGCAGAGGCAGAATCAAAACTTTCGTTTCATCAAAAACGTCTCTCTGAAATCGATGCCAAG ATTAATCAGCTCCTTCCGCTTCAAAGAAAATTCAAAGACCTTAAGGCTCAGTTGGAACTTGCATCATATGATCTTTCATTGTCCCAGAGCAGGGCTGAGCAAAATGAGCATCACAAG CTTGGTGAACTAGTAAAAAAGTTAGAGCAGGAGCTTGGAGAAGCAAAATCAGCTGTTGAGGAGAAAAGACTTGTCTACGAAAGCTGTCTGGCCAAAGTGTCATGTCTTGAAAAGTCAATTCATGAGCATGCTGGTAATAGGGCGAGCAGACTGAAAGATCTAGAAAAAAAGGTTAAGACTATAAAAAATCAGATGCAGTCTGCACTGAAGGATCTAAAG GGGCATGACAATGAAAGGGAGAGGCTTGTAATGGAGATGGAAGCTGTCAAACAGGAACATGCATCCCTTGAGAGTCAGTTAGTTTCTCTGAACAAGCAGATTGATGATCTTGCATCTGAAGTGGATTCCCAAAAGGCGAAG GTTGCTTCTTTGAAAGATGATCATGGCCTGGCCCAGTCAGAACTTAACTCAGCTCGTGTGAAGATCAAGGAATGTGATTCTCAAATCTCAAGCATTCTCAAGGAACAGCAGCAACTTCAGAATAAAATTAGTGAGACCAATCTTGAGAAGAAGAGAATGGAAAATGAG GTGAAGCGCATGGAGATGGACCAAAAGGATTGCTCCTTGAAGGTTGAGAAATTGATCGAGAAACATCCCTGGATTGCATCTGAGAAGCAACTTTTTGGAAGAAGCGGTACTGATTATGATTTTGGATCTTGTGATCCTCGTAATGCAAGGGAAACTTTTGAAAAGCTTCAAGCCGATCAGTCAGG GCTTGAGAAAAGGGTTAATAAGAAGGTTATGTCGATGTTTGAGAAAGCTGAAGACGAGTACAATGACTTAATGTCAAAGAAGAACATTATTGAG AATgacaaatcaaaaatcaaaaaggtGATTGAGGAGCTTGATGAGAAGAAGAAGGAAACACTTAAAGTTACTTGGGAAAAAGTTAACAG AGATTTTGGATCCATCTTTTCTACTTTGTTACCTGGCACAATGGCAAAGTTAGAACCTCCTGAAGGAGGCACCTTCTTAGATGGCTTGGAGGTTCGTGTTGCATTTGGAGCAGTTTGGAAACAATCATTATCTGAGCTTAGTGGTGGGCAGAGATCTCTACTTGCACTCTCTCTCATTCTGGCTTTGCTTCTTTTCAAGCCAGCCCCACTCTATATCCTGGATGAG GTTGATGCAGCTCTTGATTTAAGTCACACACAGAACATTGGAAGAATGATCAAGAGTCACTTTCCACATTCTCAG TTTATTGTTGTATCCTTGAAAGAGGGTATGTTTAACAATGCCAATGTTCTCTTCCGAACAAAATTTGTGGATGGCGTCTCAACAGTGCAGAGAACAGTTGCAGCTAAGAATAAATGA
- the LOC104087702 gene encoding structural maintenance of chromosomes protein 2-1-like isoform X2: MYIKEICLEGFKSYATRTVVSGFDPFFNAITGLNGSGKSNILDSICFVLGITNLQQVRASNLQELVYKQGQAGITKATVSVVFDNSDRTRSPLGYEDCTEITVTRQIVVGGRNKYLINGHLAQPSRVQNLFHSVQLNVNNPHFLIMQGRITKVLNMKPPEILSMLEEAAGTRMYETKKEAALKTLEKKQSKVDEIDKLLDQEILPALEKLRKERMQYMQWANGNAELDRLKRFCIAYEYVQAEKIMADAVQGLEGMKSKITEIDNNVGKMNEEIQEMEKRTSELQAEKDANMGGEIKLLTEKVDALSCDLVKETSVLKNQGDILKTEKKNCVKVEKNLEELKQSAEEKVAAVRKAEEGASDLKKRVEELSMSLEEHEKEYQGVLAGKSSGNEEKCLEEQLADAKVEVGNAETELKQLQTKINHCEKELKGKKTQLLSKREEAAAVEKELNNGRKQVEKLQKALESLLYKEEQMDSLQSDRAVEVEAIQKLKDEIRVLSSRLANIDFTYSDPVKNFNRSKVAAGGKLFNIVVDTEDTGKQLLQKGGLRKRVTIIPLNKIQTHPVQPRYQNAATRLVGKGNAEVAISLVGYDEELKTAMEYVFGSTFVCKTIDAAREVAFSREVGIPSVTLEGDIFQPSGLLTGGSRRGGGDLLRQLHALAEAESKLSFHQKRLSEIDAKINQLLPLQRKFKDLKAQLELASYDLSLSQSRAEQNEHHKLGELVKKLEQELGEAKSAVEEKRLVYESCLAKVSCLEKSIHEHAGNRASRLKDLEKKVKTIKNQMQSALKDLKGHDNERERLVMEMEAVKQEHASLESQLVSLNKQIDDLASEVDSQKAKVASLKDDHGLAQSELNSARVKIKECDSQISSILKEQQQLQNKISETNLEKKRMENEVKRMEMDQKDCSLKVEKLIEKHPWIASEKQLFGRSGTDYDFGSCDPRNARETFEKLQADQSGLEKRVNKKVMSMFEKAEDEYNDLMSKKNIIENDKSKIKKVIEELDEKKKETLKVTWEKVNRDFGSIFSTLLPGTMAKLEPPEGGTFLDGLEVRVAFGAVWKQSLSELSGGQRSLLALSLILALLLFKPAPLYILDEVDAALDLSHTQNIGRMIKSHFPHSQFIVVSLKEGMFNNANVLFRTKFVDGVSTVQRTVAAKNK, encoded by the exons ATGTATATTAAAGAAATTTGCTTGGAGGGATTCAAGTCATACGCAACAAGAACAGTCGTCTCGGGTTTCGACCCGTTTTTCAATGCCATAACGGGCTTGAACGGGTCAGGTAAATCCAACATTTTGGACTCAATTTGCTTCGTTTTAGGGATTACGAATTTGCAGCAGGTTAGGGCTTCTAATCTACAGGAGTTAGTGTACAAGCAAGGCCAAGCTGGCATCACTAAGGCTACGGTGTCCGTTGTGTTTGATAATTCAGACCGTACTCGAAGTCCTTTGGGATATGAAGATTGTACCGAAATCACTGTTACCCGACAG ATTGTGGTTGGTGGAAGGAACAAATATTTGATCAACGGGCACCTTGCACAGCCAAGTCGTGTTCAGAATCTTTTTCACTCTGTGCAGCTAAATGTAAACAATCCACACTTTCTTATTATGCAAGGGCGCATCACCAAAGTCTTGAACATGAAACCCCCTGAAATCTTGTCTATGCTTGAAGAAGCTGCTGGTACAAGAATGTATGAGACAAAGAAAGAAGCTGCCCTGAAAACTCTTGAAAAGAAACAAAGTAAAGTTGATGAGATTGACAAGCTCTTAGACCAGGAAATTCTTCCTGCCTTGGAGAAACTGAGAAAAGAGAGGATGCAGTATATGCAATGGGCGAATGGGAATGCCGAATTGGACAGACTTAAACGCTTTTGCATTGCCTATGAGTATGTTCAAGCTGAAAAAATTATGGCTGATGCAGTACAGGGTTTAGAAGGTATGAAGTCTAAGATTACCGAAATTGATAATAATGtgggaaagatgaacgaagagaTACAGGAAATGGAAAAGAGAACATCAGAATTGCAAGCTGAGAAAGATGCGAACATGGGTGGGGAGATAAAGCTTTTGACTGAAAAAGTTGATGCTCTTTCATGTGATCTGGTGAAGGAAACATCTGTCCTGAAAAATCAAGGGGACATTCTAAAGACTGAGAAAAAGAATTGTGTAAAG GTTGAAAAAAATCTTGAGGAATTAAAGCAATCAGCAGAAGAAAAAGTTGCTGCTGTAAGAAAGGCTGAAGAAGGAGCATCAGACCTCAAGAAAAGAGTTGAGGAGCTTTCTATGAGTCTAGAAGAGCATGAAAAGGAGTACCAG GGTGTGCTGGCTGGTAAGAGTAGCGGGAATGAGGAGAAATGCCTCGAAGAACAACTAGCTGATGCCAAAGTAGAGGTTGGAAATGCTGAAACGGAATTGAAACAGTTGCAAACAAAAATAAACCATTGTGAGAAAGAGCTAAAAGGGAAGAAAACTCAGCTATTATCAAAGCGAGAAGAAGCTGCTGCAGTGGAAAAGGAGCTTAACAATGGGAGGAAACAAGTGGAAAAACTGCAGAAAGCTTTGGAATCTCTTTTATACAAAGAGGAGCAGATGGATTCATTACAAAGT GATCGTGCCGTTGAAGTAGAGGCTATACAAAAGTTAAAAGATGAAATACGTGTTCTTTCCTCTCGTCTGGCCAATATTGACTTCACATATAGTGACCCAGTGAAGAATTTTAATAGATCAAAG GTAGCTGCTGGTGGGAAGCTGTTTAATATTGTGGTAGACACAGAAGATACAGGAAAGCAACTTCTACAAAAAGGTGGTCTTAGGAAGAGAGTGACTATTATAcccttaaacaaaattcaaactcATCCCGTTCAACCAAGATATCAAAATGCTGCTACTAGACTG GTTGGAAAGGGCAATGCTGAAGTGGCAATTTCTCTAGTTGGATATGATGAAGAACTCAAA ACTGCAATGGAGTATGTATTTGGTTCAACGTTTGTTTGCAAAACTATTGATGCAGCACGAGAG GTTGCTTTTAGTCGGGAAGTTGGAATACCCAGTGTGACACTTGAAGGTGATATTTTTCAGCCTAGTGGACTTTTAACTGGTGGTAGTCGGAG GGGCGGTGGTGATTTATTGAGACAACTTCATGCTTTGGCAGAGGCAGAATCAAAACTTTCGTTTCATCAAAAACGTCTCTCTGAAATCGATGCCAAG ATTAATCAGCTCCTTCCGCTTCAAAGAAAATTCAAAGACCTTAAGGCTCAGTTGGAACTTGCATCATATGATCTTTCATTGTCCCAGAGCAGGGCTGAGCAAAATGAGCATCACAAG CTTGGTGAACTAGTAAAAAAGTTAGAGCAGGAGCTTGGAGAAGCAAAATCAGCTGTTGAGGAGAAAAGACTTGTCTACGAAAGCTGTCTGGCCAAAGTGTCATGTCTTGAAAAGTCAATTCATGAGCATGCTGGTAATAGGGCGAGCAGACTGAAAGATCTAGAAAAAAAGGTTAAGACTATAAAAAATCAGATGCAGTCTGCACTGAAGGATCTAAAG GGGCATGACAATGAAAGGGAGAGGCTTGTAATGGAGATGGAAGCTGTCAAACAGGAACATGCATCCCTTGAGAGTCAGTTAGTTTCTCTGAACAAGCAGATTGATGATCTTGCATCTGAAGTGGATTCCCAAAAGGCGAAG GTTGCTTCTTTGAAAGATGATCATGGCCTGGCCCAGTCAGAACTTAACTCAGCTCGTGTGAAGATCAAGGAATGTGATTCTCAAATCTCAAGCATTCTCAAGGAACAGCAGCAACTTCAGAATAAAATTAGTGAGACCAATCTTGAGAAGAAGAGAATGGAAAATGAG GTGAAGCGCATGGAGATGGACCAAAAGGATTGCTCCTTGAAGGTTGAGAAATTGATCGAGAAACATCCCTGGATTGCATCTGAGAAGCAACTTTTTGGAAGAAGCGGTACTGATTATGATTTTGGATCTTGTGATCCTCGTAATGCAAGGGAAACTTTTGAAAAGCTTCAAGCCGATCAGTCAGG GCTTGAGAAAAGGGTTAATAAGAAGGTTATGTCGATGTTTGAGAAAGCTGAAGACGAGTACAATGACTTAATGTCAAAGAAGAACATTATTGAG AATgacaaatcaaaaatcaaaaaggtGATTGAGGAGCTTGATGAGAAGAAGAAGGAAACACTTAAAGTTACTTGGGAAAAAGTTAACAG AGATTTTGGATCCATCTTTTCTACTTTGTTACCTGGCACAATGGCAAAGTTAGAACCTCCTGAAGGAGGCACCTTCTTAGATGGCTTGGAGGTTCGTGTTGCATTTGGAGCAGTTTGGAAACAATCATTATCTGAGCTTAGTGGTGGGCAGAGATCTCTACTTGCACTCTCTCTCATTCTGGCTTTGCTTCTTTTCAAGCCAGCCCCACTCTATATCCTGGATGAG GTTGATGCAGCTCTTGATTTAAGTCACACACAGAACATTGGAAGAATGATCAAGAGTCACTTTCCACATTCTCAG TTTATTGTTGTATCCTTGAAAGAGGGTATGTTTAACAATGCCAATGTTCTCTTCCGAACAAAATTTGTGGATGGCGTCTCAACAGTGCAGAGAACAGTTGCAGCTAAGAATAAATGA